The Amycolatopsis sp. NBC_01480 genome segment TGAGCCCAGCGCTCGGCGACCGCGGTATGCGTGGACAGGCTGCGCAGCTCCGCGCGGTCCAGGTACAGCATTCCGGCCAGGTGATCCGTCTCGTGCTGGATGATGCGGGCCGGCCAGCCGGCCAGCTCCTCGTCCAGGAACGAACCCGTCTCGTCCTCCGTTTCGAGGCGAACGCGCAACGGGCGGGAAACCACCGCCTGCCAGCCGTGCACGCTGAGGCAGCCCTCGAAGAACGCGGCGCGCTCCTCACCCAGCGGGGTGTAGCGCGGGTTCACCAGGACGCGGAACGGCAGCGGTGCGATCCCGCGAGCCTCGAGCGTCGACGCGGGCACGCCGGGACGTTCCTGGGCGCGGTCCTCGACCACGGCGAGCCGCACCGGAAGGCCGATTTGCGGCGCCGCCAGGCCTACGCCGGGAGCCTCGTGCATGGTCACCTTCATGCCTTCCACCAGCGCAGCCAAGGTGCCGGCGGCAAGCTCGCCCTCATACGGAAGCGCCGGGTTTCGCAGCACCGGGTCGCCCGCCTGGACGATGGGCCACGGCAGCGGCCGCGCGAGCAGTTCGTCCACCAGGTCGATGAGCAAGCGCTCCCTCTCTACAACAGTGAGCCGAAGACGACCGCGAAGAAGTCGTCCAGCGGGGCGGCGGACTTCGCCACCTTGGCCCGGATGATCGCACCCTCCCACGCGTCCAGCACGAACCGGCCGAGCCGGTCGGCGTCGCGGTCGGCCGGGACCTCGCCGGCCCGCTGGGCTTCTCGGATCGACTCGGCGATGTGCCCCGACCACTCGCTCAGGCTCGCCGCGACCTGATCCCGGATCACCTGACTGTGGTCGGCGCGCTCGGCACCCATGTTGCCGATCAGGCAGCCGCGCGTGAAGTCGGCGGCGACCAGCACGTCGCGCATCACGCCGAAGCGGGCGCGGAGGGTGTCCAGCGGGCCGAGGTCGCCGTGCCCGTCGCGCCATCCGGAGCTCTCCGCATACCGGGCGACCACCTCGGCGCCGAGGTCTTCCTTGCTCTTGAAGTGGTTGTAGAACGAGCCTTTCGGCACTCCGGCGGCCCGGGTGATGGTGTCGACCGAGCAGGCCGAGAACCCGTGGCGGTGGAACTCCGTGACCGCCGTCTCGACGATCACCTCACGAACGCTGGGACGAGGCATCCCGCCAGCATATGACCGGTCGTCTCACCTTGCCAAGCGGCCGATCTGCGGCATGCTGGGCGACGTGGCCTACGACGTGAACGCGATCCGCAAGCACTTCCCCGCACTGGACGAGGGCGCCGCCCACTTCGACGGGCCCGGCGGGTCCCAAGTACCGGACGTGGTGGGCGAGGCCGTCGCGGCCACCCTCTGCTCCGCGATCTCCAACCGGGGCACGATCACCCCCGCGGAGCGCCGCGCCGACGGCCTCGTCCGCGACGCCCGTCAAGCGGTGGCCGACCTGCTGGCCGCCCAGCCCGAGGGCGTTGTCGTCGGGCGCAGCATGACTCAGGTGACCTACGACTTCTCGCGTGCCATCGCGAAGGACTGGCGCGACGGCGACGAGGTCGTGGTCACCCGCCTCGACCACGACGCGAACATCCGGCCGTGGATCCAGGCCGCCGAGGCGCGCGGGGTCACCGTGCGCTGGGCCGACTTCGACCCGGCGACGGGTGAGCTGCCCGTCGAAGCGGTGTCCTCGCTGCTTTCCGCGAAGACGCGGCTGGTGGCCGTGACGGCCGCGTCCAACCTGCTCGGCACCCGCCCGGACATCCCCGCCATCACGGCGAAAGCGCGTGAAGCGGGCGCGCTGAGCTACGTCGACGGCGTCCACCTCACGCCGCATTCGCCGGTAGACGTCAGCGCGCTGGGCGCGGACTTCTACGCGTGCTCGTCGTACAAGTTCCTCGGTCCGCACCTCGGCCTGCTGGCCGCGGCCCCGGAGCTGCTGGAGACGCTGCGGCCGGACAAGCTGGTGCCCTCCAGCGACGCCGTGCCCGAGCGATTCGAACTCGGCACCCTCCCCTATGAACTGCTCGCGGGCGCCACCGCGGCGATCGACTTCCTCGCCGGCCTCGTGCCTTCAGCGGGCAGCCGCCGAGAGCGTCTGCTGACGTCGATGGCCGAGCTGGAGGCGCACGAGGAAGCCCTGCGCGAACGCCTCGACGCCGGCCTGGCCGAGCTGCCCCGAGTGGTGCGATACGGCTCTCCGGACCGCCGCCGTACGCCGACGGTGCTGTTCACCGTCGAGGGCTTCACTCCGAAGGACGTGTACGAGCACCTCGCAAGCCACGGAATCAACGCGCCGGCCGCGACCTTCTACGCCATCGAATGCTCGCGACACCTTGGCCTCGGCGACACCGGCGCAGTCCGCGCGGGCATCGCGCCGTACACCACCGCCGCGGAGGTGGACCGGCTGATCAGCGCGGTGGCCGCCCTGTGACGGGCAGGTGATTTCAGGCGGACCGACGGCGCCGCTTGTCCACCGCGCCGTCCAGCAGGGGCCGCAACTCCTCCACCACCACATCGAGCGGGCCCACGTCCTGATGGGCGCGGGCCAGCACGATGGCGCCTTCGAGCGCGCTGATCATCAACACCGCCAGCGAAGCCGTGCGCGCCGGCGGAACTCCCAGCTGCGACAGCGCCTCTTCGACCGGGCGCTGCCAGCCGGTGAAGGCCGAGCTGACGGCTTCGCGCAGGGACTCGTTGACCGCGGCCGCGTCGGCGACCGTGGCGACCAGCGGGCAGCCACCGTCGTAATCACGTTCGACCAGTTCCTCACGCCATTGGGCCGCCATCGCGGCGAACAGGCCGCCCGGCGTCGGCTCGTCGAGGGACTCGAGGCCGCGATGCACGCGGCGCGCGGCGTACCCGCCCGCCCAGGCGACGGCCTCGGCGAGGAGCTGGTCCTTACCCCGGGGGAAGTAGTGCTGGAGCGAGCCCCGCGGCGCACCCGCGTGCGCGACCACGTCCCGCATGCCGGTGCCGCCGACCCCCTGCGTCCTCAGCAGCTGCGCGGCGCTGAACACCATCCGCTCCCTGGCCGGCCTCTCCGCCATCAACGACCTCCTTCACCACATTCGCCAGGCTAGCCGTCACGACCAGCTCGAAGTCGCGCTCGCCGCGCTCGAACACCGGGACCAGGCGGAACCCGTGACGGCGCAGCAATCCCTCCGCGGGCGCGTTGCCCTCCTGCACGGTCGCGTGCACCGTCCAGCCCAGCCAGCGGGCCTCCCGCCAGGCGTGGCGGATCAGCGTGCTCGCGACGCCCCGCCGGTGCCACGCGTCCGCCACCAGAATGCCGAGATCGGCGCGGCACACGTCGTCCGGGACCAGGTTCAGCAGGCCGATCGGGACGTTGCCCACCTTGGCGACCAGCGCCGTCCCAGCCTGCAGGTAACCCCGGTACAGCAGCAGGATCCGCTCCGCGTCCGGCGGCCCGCCGAGCATGAAGCGGAGCCGGAGGCTCTCCGGCGAGCACGCCCGGACCAGGCTGGTCACCTCGTCGTCCGTGGCCGGCCCGGCCACCGTTATGACAGTTGTCATAGTCCAGGTCTAGCACGGCACTGCCGATCGACTCACTATGACGAGTGTCATAATGTTGCTCACGCAGGCGACACGGCGGGGCCCCACGAACCGGCGGCGCCCCGCCAAAACGGTGGCGCGCCACCCCTGGGAGGTTATTTGTATTCACGTGCCGTGTCCGCCATCACCCGTAGGCGCTAAAAAACGCCGGAATTCATGCGTCGGTCATCATCAGTTCCCGCGTAGGCCTCATCGGGTGAAAACCGTTCCCAAAACCTCCCCGGACCCGGTTTTATCCCTATCTTTCAATGGACTCTCCAGCTCGGTCAGCAAAGGGGAAAGGCCATGACCCAGTCGCTCGAGGTTCCGACAAAGGAATTCTGCATCGAGTGGACGATGGACGGCCATGAAGGCGGTCGCGTCCGCTTCACCCTCTCCGGGCAGGTGAGTCTGCTCGACGGCAAGCGCTTCTACAAAGTCGACGGCGTGCTCTACATCTCCGAAGGCAGCACGTACTGCCGCGAAATCGGGAATCCGCGGCTGTACGTCCGGCGCAACGGCGTCGAGGCGAGCGGGCGGCAATGGGGCTGGGAGACGATCAGCTCCCGCAAGACCGCGAACCGCCTCTGCTCGATGGACGGCTATTTCGTGCGCACCGGCTACTGGGCTCCCGCCGACCGCTCGATCCAGTTGAGCATCGTCGCGGAGCACGGCCTCGGCCGCCGCAAGTCGTACAGCCCGACCACTACCCTCCGACTGGTCGACTGAGCACCGGCACACCTGACCTGCGGTGACCGCGTTCACCCACAAGTGTCACGCCACGCCCGAAGGGTGCTGAGAAACACACCGGTTTCTCCCTAAATTCAGGCAAAAAGTTGCGCCGGACACAGCGCTCGCGAACACGTCAGAGGAGCATGGGAGGCATGCGGAACAAGGCCCGGGGCGGCAAACCGCCCCATCCCTGCACACGACTGCTCCGGCGGCTCGGGGCCGCCCGCAATCCGCTCGTCCGGCGGTCCGATCGACTCGAGGGGGTGTTCCTCGCCGTGACGATCGTGCTCGCGCTGCTGGCAGTCCCGCTGGTGCTGGCACTGGGCCAGGCCGACGTGGCGATGGAGACGGCGGCCTCCGACGCACAGGCCCGCACCCGGCACGAGGTCACCGCGACCGTGCTGAAGACCGCACCGCAGGCCGCGACCGTCGGCGACGGCGCGCCCATCACGCAGAACTCGCGCGTCACCGCCGGCTGGCGACTGCCCAACGGTTCGCCGCGCACCGGCGTGGTCACCGTGCCCGCCGGGGACGCGACCGTCGGCACGCAGACCCCGATCTGGCTGGACCACAAGGGCAAGCAGACCACCGCGCCGCTGACCCACTCCGACGCCGTGACCAACGGCGTGCTCGTGGGCGCTTTCGCCTGGTTGTGCGTGATCGCCCTGCTGGCCGCCGCGTACTGGGTGGCCCGCCGGGTGCTGGACCGTCAGCGCGCGGCCCGGTGGGCGGCCGAGTGGCAGCAGTTCGCCGGCCCGGAAGCCGTGCGCTAGTCCACTGTGGACAACCGGCGGCGTGGCTGCCCCTCGTCGAAGGACAGCCACGGCTTGCGGCTCAGACGGGCTGAGGCACGTCTGCCCGCTGTTGCGGAGCGTCGGCCAGCAGGGTTTCACCCTTGACCAGCCAGGCCAACGCGAACGCGAAGATCGCCAGCGACTCCAGCCAGACCGTCGGATGCAGTGACGCCGTGGCGGTGTTGAAGAAGAGGCCGACGAGCACGATCAGGACCAGGCTGGCCAGCATCACCACCCCGCACACGCGGTACAGCACATTGCGTGCCTTTTTCCTCGGCGTGACAACGGAACCGTCCGACTTCGTGAACAGGAACAGGCAGAAGAAGGCCAGCGTCAGGAAGAACACCGCCGCGAAGACCAGGTGCGCCACGCCGATCACGTGCTCCGTCGTGGTCGGCGACGAAGGGCTGGTGGGGAACAGCGCGACGCCGATGCCCGCCACCGCCGCGATGTCGGCCGCGATGTCGTCGATCCGGCCGTAACCGCGATAGGAAATCAGGAACACGCCGATCGCGCACAGGATGCCGACGAAGACGTTGCGCATGTCGCTGTAGTAGTAGCCGCTCAACGAGCCGAGCAGGCCACCTCCTTGCAGGATCTCCTTGCCCACGATCACGACGATCGGCAGGGCGAAGCCCAGCACCCCGATCGCGCGGCGGAGGAAGAGGTACGAGCGGACGAGTGTGTTCATGGGTGGGGCCTCCCCGGGGTCCGACGCTGCCTTGCCCTAAGTTATCGGCTCGGCACCGGGCTCACCTGAGGGCGTCGTCCAGTTCCGCGAGCAGCTTGGCCTTCGGGCGGGCGCCGACGAACGCGCGCACCGGCTTGCCGCCGCGGAAGAGCATCAACGTGGGCAGCGACATCACCTGGTAGGCCCGCGCGGTCTCGGGGTTCTCGTCGGTGTTCACCTCGCGCACGGTCAGCGAGCCGGCGCGCTCCTCGGCGATCGCCGCCAGCACCGGCGCGATCATCCGGCACGGCGGGCACCAGGTGGCCCAGAAGTCGACCAGCACCGGCTGGTCGTGCTCCAGCACCTCGGCGGCGAACGTGGCGTCAGTGGTCATCGGAGTCCTTCCTCAGCCGGGACGACACAGGTCCCGGTACGGGCGGTGGCCTCGGCGAGCTTGTCCATCAACGTGGCCCGCACGGCGCCGAGGTCGCGCAGGCAGGCCTCGACCTCTTCGAGCTTGCGGCGGTAGACCTCGACCGACTCGGCGCAGGAATCGCCGGTTTCGTGGCCGGTGCGCAGGCACTCGACGAACGAACGGGTGTCGTCGAGGCTGAACCCGACCGTGCGCAGGGTCTGGATCTCGCTGACCAGACGCAGGTCGTCCTCGCCGTACTCCCGGTACCCGTTCGCCGAGCGCTCCGCCGGCATCAGCCCCTGCGCCTCGTAGAAGCGCAGCGCCCGTGGTGTGGTCCCCGCCCGCTGGGCGAACTCGCCGATCCGCATGCCCTGACGCTAAACCTTGACGCTCGCGTGAAGGCAACTTCTCAGCTCGCGACCCGGCGGGGGTACTCGCGGTACTCGACCGCGTTCGCGGCGCGGGAGCCCATGTAGTCCCACAGCTTGCCGAACAGCGCGTTGCCCATCATCTTGTAACCGCGGTTGCGGGTGTGGATCCCCTTCTGTGTGGCCGGCACGAGGAAGTTGGCCGAACCGGCGCTGTTCTTGTGCCCGACGTGCGCGGGCTTGCGCAGCCGCTGTTCATAGCGCGCGAACGCGGTCACGTGGTCGCCGTCCGCCGCGGCGAGCTCGCCCGCGAGGATCTGCGCGCCCATCATCGCCAGCCCGGTGCCGGAGCCGCCGGGGCCCGCGCACCACGCGGCGTCGCCGAGCAGCACCACGCGCCCGGTCGACCACCGGTCGAGCCGGATCTGCCCGACGGTGTCGAAGTACAGGTCGTCCGCCTCCGGCATCGCGCGCATCAGCCGGGGGATCTCCCAGCCCGCGCCCGCGTAGACGTCGGCCAGGATTTCCTTCTGCCGCGCCAAGTCCGGGCGGCCGTAACCACCCGGGTCACCGCGGAAGTACAGGCCGACGGTGACCGTTTCCGGCTCGCGGTTGCTGGCGATCATCGCGCTGCGGCCGGGTTCGCTGTAGATGAGGCCGCTGTGGTCGAGGCCGAGGTGGTTGGGCGCGGTGAAGCCCGCGACGTGGTAACCGAGGCCCTGGCGGAACGACGCCTCCGGGCCGAACGCCACCGCGCGGACGCCGGAGTGGATGCCGTCGGCGCCCACCACCAGGTCGAACTCACGCGGCGCGCCATGGCGGAACGTCACCTGCACCCCGTCGGCCGTCTCGGTGAGCGCGGTGACGCGGTCGCCGAAGACGTACTCGGTGTAGTCCTTGGTGCGGTCGTAGAGGATGCGGGCGAGGTCGCCGCGCAGTACCTCGACCTCGCCGCTGATGAACCGGGACGGCACGGTGAACGCCGGTTGCCCGGCCTGGTCGAGCACGACCTGGTCGCCCATCGCGGTCTCCCGCTCGCGGACCTCGTCGGCGATCCCCATGGCGCCCAGCAGCTTCATCTGCTCGCCGCGGAAGTCGACGGCCTGGCCGCCGGGCCGCAGGGCCGGCGCCGTCTCGACGACGGTCACCGAGTAGCCGTGCTGGTGCAGCCAGTAGGCGGCGGACGGCCCAGCCACGCTGGCGCCGGAAACGAGGACGGTCTTGCTGGTCATCGCTGATCCCCTTCTCGGGTTCGGTTGGTGATGACGCAAGACTGCGGCGGGGCGCTGACCACGCCCGCACGAGACGCTGACGGCCCCGCGAGGGACCGTCAGCGGTCAGTGAAACGAGTGTTCACGAGTCAGCGGGTGCAGGGATCGCCCTCGGCGTCCTCGTCGAGCCGCGCCAGCATCCGGTCGAAGGCCCGGCCGAGCACTTCCAGCTCGTCGCCGGAAAGCGGGTCGAAGAAGTACCGCCGCACCGTTTCCACGTGCTGGGGCGCGGCGGCCTCGATCGCGCCGCGCCCGGTCGCCGTCAGCCGCACCATCGAGCCGCGCGCGTCGTCCGGGCAGTCCTCGCGTGAGACCAGTCCGCGCTTCTCCATCCGGCTCACGTGATGCGAGAGCCGGCTGCGGTCCCAGTCGACCTGGGTGCCGAGGTCGCGCATCCGCAGCACTTCATCGGGAGCTTCGGACAGCGGCACGAGCAGGGCGTAGTCGGCGCCGGACAGGCCCGCGTCCCGTTCCAGCTGCCGGTCCACCGCGCCGCCGAAGTCCCGGAGGAGCCGTTGATAGGACCGCCAGACGTGCGCCTCCCGCTCATCGAGCCATCGCGCGTCTGCCATCCCTCGATCCTACAAAATTGTTGACACATCATCACGGTCTCGCGGCGAGGATCACCCCCGGGCCGGGATCGGCGGCGTAGAGCCGTTCGACGATCCCGGCGCGCCGCCGCAGCACCTGGCGCTGGTTGACGTACCCCTTGTCCGTGATTTCGCCGGCATCGAGATCCGGCGGTTCGGCGAGCAGCACGAGCCGCTCGACGCGTCCGGCAGAGCCCGCGGTGGCGTTGAGCGCGGCGAGCAACTTCGCGAGGTGCTCGGCCAGCTCGGGGTGGACCAGGCAGCCGTCGACGACCGTGGGTTCGGCGATCGACAAAGCCCGCGCTTCGGCTTGGTTGAGCCAAGCCAGCGCGCCCACGTGCGCGCGGTCCTCCCCCGCGATCACCGCGTCCGAGAGCACGCGGACGGCCGAAAGCAGCGCCGTCCGCAGCGCGCCGACGCGGACGAAAGTGCCAGTGCCGAGCTTGAAGTCCTCCGCGATCCGGCCACCGAACAGCAGCCCCGCGTTCGGGTCCGCCGGATCGACCGGCAATGCGGCGTCGCCGGGGCGATAAAAACCGTCACTATCGAACGCGGCTGCGGTCGCTTCCGGGCGGCCCAGATAGCCGGGTGTCACGGCGGCACCCCGTACCCGGATCTCTCGCGCATCGCCGACGGGCGCGAGCTTTACCTCCAGCCCCGGGAGCGGGACGCCGATGCACCGCGCGTCCTCGAACGCGTAGTGCGCGCTAGTCACGCAGGGCGCAGTTTCGGTGGCACCCCACGAGCCTGTGAGCGCGACGTCCCGGCCGGTGGTGGCGCGCGCGACCGCCGCGAGCCGTTCGCGCAACGCGGCGGGGAGCGCGGCCGCGGCATTGAACAGGAGCCACACGCGGGAGAAGAAGACCCGGGCGAACTCGGCGTCCTGCTCCAGCACGGGCACGAGCTGGGCATAGCCGGCGGGCACATTGAAGTAGAGCGTCGGCGGCGCGGAGCGCAGGTTCTCCACACTCCGGGCGAACAGGTGCGGCGCGGGCTTGCCGTCGTCGACGTACAGCGTGCCGCCGCTCCGTAGCACCAGGCCGACGTTGTGGTTGCCGCCGAACGTGTGGCTCCATGGCAGCCAGTCGACGAGCACCGGCCGCTCTTCGGCCAGAAGCGGCCAGACCTGGCTGATCGCTTGCTGGTTGGAGCACAGCATGCGGTGGGTGTTCAGCACGCCCTTGGGCGTTCCGGTTGAGCCGGACGTGAAAAGCACCTTCGCCAGCGTGTCCGGCCCGACTCCGGCGGACGCGGCTTCAAGACCGGGCCCCGGCTCCGTCGCGAGCAGGTCGTCGAGCAGTTCGGCACCGGGCACGGGATCACGCGCGACGACCACCGTGCTGGGCGACACCGCGGCGAGTGCGGCCGCGAACGGGCCGCCTTCCTCTGCGAACACCAGCCCCGGCCGCAACAGTGCGGTGATCTCGCGGATACGCGCATGGTCAGCGCTGAGCAGGGAGTACGCCGCGCTGATCGGCGCCACTGGGACGCCCGCCGTCAGCGCGCCGAGAGTGAGCACGAGGTGGGCCGCGGAATTGCCGGAAAGGATCATCAACGGCGAGGCCGGGCCGAGCCCGCGGTCGAGCAGGGCCTGGCCGACGGCGTCGGCACGGCGGCGGACCTCGCCGTAGCTCAACGTCGCCCAGCCGTCTCCGGCGCGCTCGGCCACCAGCGGGTAGTCCGGGTCGAGGGCCGCCCACTCGCGCAGCGTGGCGGCGACGCTCCTCGGGTACGGGCCCAGCGGCGTCCGGGAGCGGAAGACCACGCTCCCGTCCGGCCGGTCCTCGCGCTCGATGTCGGGCACAGCGAACATCCGGCCTCCTCCGCGAGGGCCCCTCACATAACTATTGCGCCTCGCGGGAAATTTGTCGAACGTCAGCCGGTTCAGGCTCGACCAGCCGGCGCATCACGGCGCCGGCCTTGAGCAGCAGCTCCACTTCGTCCTGGTCGAGCTCGCCCAGCCGCTCGACCAATGCCTCGGATTCGTCGCGGACCACCGCGCGCAGCCGCCGCCGTCCCGGCTGGGTGAGGTGGACGTAGCTCACGCGCCGGTCGTCCGCGTCCGTCCCGCGCGCCACCAGGCCGGTCTCTTCCATGGCGTGCACGACCTTCGTCGCGGTCGGCTGGGAGCAGCCGACCTCCTCGGCGAGCGCGCCGACCCGCAACGGCCCGGAGCGCGACAGCTTGGCCAGCACCAGGAGCTGGGTACGGGGCAGGCCGTCCGGCGGCGCGGCCCGGCGCAGCTCCCGCAGCAGCCGGTGCAGCGACAACACGAACTGGAACGCCTCGTCGGCGTCGGCATCCCGCGGCTCGCGCACCATGTCCGCTCCTTCCCTCACCCGGCTGACGTCACCGGATGCGCAGCTCCGGTGAGTACAGATCGAACCAGGTCGCGAAGTTCAGCACCCGCTCGAGGAGCGGGCGCAGCGGCAAGGCCGTGTCACCGGCCGCCAGCAGCCCCTTCAACGACCGGTGGTCGACCAGGTCGAACACCGGGTGCGCGCGGTTCGCCAGCACGTCCTCGACCTGGTCGCGCAGTGCTTCGACGTACTTCGGATCCTGCGTGGACGGATACGGGCTCTTCACCCGCTCCGCCACCGAGACCGGCAGGACATCACGAGCCGCGGCCCGCAACAGGCTCTTCTCGCGGCCGTCGAACGTCTTCATCGCCCACGGCGTGCGGTAGACGTACTCCACCAGCCGGTGGTCGCAGAACGGCACGCGCACCTCCAGGCCCACTGCCATGCTGAGCCGGTCCTTGCGGTC includes the following:
- a CDS encoding feruloyl-CoA synthase — translated: MFAVPDIEREDRPDGSVVFRSRTPLGPYPRSVAATLREWAALDPDYPLVAERAGDGWATLSYGEVRRRADAVGQALLDRGLGPASPLMILSGNSAAHLVLTLGALTAGVPVAPISAAYSLLSADHARIREITALLRPGLVFAEEGGPFAAALAAVSPSTVVVARDPVPGAELLDDLLATEPGPGLEAASAGVGPDTLAKVLFTSGSTGTPKGVLNTHRMLCSNQQAISQVWPLLAEERPVLVDWLPWSHTFGGNHNVGLVLRSGGTLYVDDGKPAPHLFARSVENLRSAPPTLYFNVPAGYAQLVPVLEQDAEFARVFFSRVWLLFNAAAALPAALRERLAAVARATTGRDVALTGSWGATETAPCVTSAHYAFEDARCIGVPLPGLEVKLAPVGDAREIRVRGAAVTPGYLGRPEATAAAFDSDGFYRPGDAALPVDPADPNAGLLFGGRIAEDFKLGTGTFVRVGALRTALLSAVRVLSDAVIAGEDRAHVGALAWLNQAEARALSIAEPTVVDGCLVHPELAEHLAKLLAALNATAGSAGRVERLVLLAEPPDLDAGEITDKGYVNQRQVLRRRAGIVERLYAADPGPGVILAARP
- a CDS encoding cysteine desulfurase-like protein; its protein translation is MLGDVAYDVNAIRKHFPALDEGAAHFDGPGGSQVPDVVGEAVAATLCSAISNRGTITPAERRADGLVRDARQAVADLLAAQPEGVVVGRSMTQVTYDFSRAIAKDWRDGDEVVVTRLDHDANIRPWIQAAEARGVTVRWADFDPATGELPVEAVSSLLSAKTRLVAVTAASNLLGTRPDIPAITAKAREAGALSYVDGVHLTPHSPVDVSALGADFYACSSYKFLGPHLGLLAAAPELLETLRPDKLVPSSDAVPERFELGTLPYELLAGATAAIDFLAGLVPSAGSRRERLLTSMAELEAHEEALRERLDAGLAELPRVVRYGSPDRRRTPTVLFTVEGFTPKDVYEHLASHGINAPAATFYAIECSRHLGLGDTGAVRAGIAPYTTAAEVDRLISAVAAL
- a CDS encoding MarR family winged helix-turn-helix transcriptional regulator; the encoded protein is MVREPRDADADEAFQFVLSLHRLLRELRRAAPPDGLPRTQLLVLAKLSRSGPLRVGALAEEVGCSQPTATKVVHAMEETGLVARGTDADDRRVSYVHLTQPGRRRLRAVVRDESEALVERLGELDQDEVELLLKAGAVMRRLVEPEPADVRQISREAQ
- a CDS encoding peptide deformylase, which translates into the protein MLIDLVDELLARPLPWPIVQAGDPVLRNPALPYEGELAAGTLAALVEGMKVTMHEAPGVGLAAPQIGLPVRLAVVEDRAQERPGVPASTLEARGIAPLPFRVLVNPRYTPLGEERAAFFEGCLSVHGWQAVVSRPLRVRLETEDETGSFLDEELAGWPARIIQHETDHLAGMLYLDRAELRSLSTHTAVAERWAQPTPENAAKELGFDLP
- a CDS encoding MerR family transcriptional regulator, encoding MRIGEFAQRAGTTPRALRFYEAQGLMPAERSANGYREYGEDDLRLVSEIQTLRTVGFSLDDTRSFVECLRTGHETGDSCAESVEVYRRKLEEVEACLRDLGAVRATLMDKLAEATARTGTCVVPAEEGLR
- a CDS encoding Rv1733c family protein, whose protein sequence is MRNKARGGKPPHPCTRLLRRLGAARNPLVRRSDRLEGVFLAVTIVLALLAVPLVLALGQADVAMETAASDAQARTRHEVTATVLKTAPQAATVGDGAPITQNSRVTAGWRLPNGSPRTGVVTVPAGDATVGTQTPIWLDHKGKQTTAPLTHSDAVTNGVLVGAFAWLCVIALLAAAYWVARRVLDRQRAARWAAEWQQFAGPEAVR
- the trxA gene encoding thioredoxin — its product is MTTDATFAAEVLEHDQPVLVDFWATWCPPCRMIAPVLAAIAEERAGSLTVREVNTDENPETARAYQVMSLPTLMLFRGGKPVRAFVGARPKAKLLAELDDALR
- a CDS encoding MarR family winged helix-turn-helix transcriptional regulator — its product is MADARWLDEREAHVWRSYQRLLRDFGGAVDRQLERDAGLSGADYALLVPLSEAPDEVLRMRDLGTQVDWDRSRLSHHVSRMEKRGLVSREDCPDDARGSMVRLTATGRGAIEAAAPQHVETVRRYFFDPLSGDELEVLGRAFDRMLARLDEDAEGDPCTR
- a CDS encoding TetR/AcrR family transcriptional regulator; its protein translation is MRDVVAHAGAPRGSLQHYFPRGKDQLLAEAVAWAGGYAARRVHRGLESLDEPTPGGLFAAMAAQWREELVERDYDGGCPLVATVADAAAVNESLREAVSSAFTGWQRPVEEALSQLGVPPARTASLAVLMISALEGAIVLARAHQDVGPLDVVVEELRPLLDGAVDKRRRRSA
- a CDS encoding TetR/AcrR family transcriptional regulator; protein product: MPRPSVREVIVETAVTEFHRHGFSACSVDTITRAAGVPKGSFYNHFKSKEDLGAEVVARYAESSGWRDGHGDLGPLDTLRARFGVMRDVLVAADFTRGCLIGNMGAERADHSQVIRDQVAASLSEWSGHIAESIREAQRAGEVPADRDADRLGRFVLDAWEGAIIRAKVAKSAAPLDDFFAVVFGSLL
- a CDS encoding GNAT family N-acetyltransferase: MTSLVRACSPESLRLRFMLGGPPDAERILLLYRGYLQAGTALVAKVGNVPIGLLNLVPDDVCRADLGILVADAWHRRGVASTLIRHAWREARWLGWTVHATVQEGNAPAEGLLRRHGFRLVPVFERGERDFELVVTASLANVVKEVVDGGEAGQGADGVQRRAAAEDAGGRRHRHAGRGRARGCAAGLAPALLPPG
- a CDS encoding DUF998 domain-containing protein; this encodes MNTLVRSYLFLRRAIGVLGFALPIVVIVGKEILQGGGLLGSLSGYYYSDMRNVFVGILCAIGVFLISYRGYGRIDDIAADIAAVAGIGVALFPTSPSSPTTTEHVIGVAHLVFAAVFFLTLAFFCLFLFTKSDGSVVTPRKKARNVLYRVCGVVMLASLVLIVLVGLFFNTATASLHPTVWLESLAIFAFALAWLVKGETLLADAPQQRADVPQPV
- a CDS encoding FAD-dependent monooxygenase, whose translation is MTSKTVLVSGASVAGPSAAYWLHQHGYSVTVVETAPALRPGGQAVDFRGEQMKLLGAMGIADEVRERETAMGDQVVLDQAGQPAFTVPSRFISGEVEVLRGDLARILYDRTKDYTEYVFGDRVTALTETADGVQVTFRHGAPREFDLVVGADGIHSGVRAVAFGPEASFRQGLGYHVAGFTAPNHLGLDHSGLIYSEPGRSAMIASNREPETVTVGLYFRGDPGGYGRPDLARQKEILADVYAGAGWEIPRLMRAMPEADDLYFDTVGQIRLDRWSTGRVVLLGDAAWCAGPGGSGTGLAMMGAQILAGELAAADGDHVTAFARYEQRLRKPAHVGHKNSAGSANFLVPATQKGIHTRNRGYKMMGNALFGKLWDYMGSRAANAVEYREYPRRVAS